One genomic segment of Alkalimarinus alittae includes these proteins:
- the bioF gene encoding 8-amino-7-oxononanoate synthase, producing MGFESLASELESRKKKHLYRKRRLLQSPQGTEVQLDNKHFLAFCNNDYLGLANHPDVVRAFQQATNECGVGGGASHLVNGHHQQHHLLEEELAEFTGRDRVLLFSNGYMANIGAVNALLSKGDLVLEDRLNHASLLDAGLLSGARFQRYQHANLESLSQYLSKPRAEDNRTLVVTDGVFSMDGDIPPLPDLANTCRENNAWLMVDDAHGFGTLGQNGGGCVEHFGLGQDDVQVLVGTLGKAFGTAGAFVAGSELLIETLIQNARTYIYTTSMPPAIAAATRVSLKRLQSEHWRRERLAELIKRFRTGAAQLGYELMDSASPIQPILIGSEEKALALAAWLEEHGVLITAIRPPTVPKGTARLRITICAEHTAQQVDRLLGLLDQARVQ from the coding sequence GTGGGGTTTGAATCTTTAGCGTCTGAGCTTGAATCGCGAAAGAAAAAGCATTTGTATCGCAAACGGCGCTTACTGCAATCCCCCCAGGGAACCGAAGTCCAGTTAGACAATAAACACTTTCTAGCATTTTGTAATAATGACTATTTAGGGCTCGCCAATCACCCTGATGTAGTCAGAGCCTTTCAACAAGCGACCAATGAATGCGGTGTGGGAGGGGGTGCGTCCCACCTCGTTAATGGGCACCACCAACAGCATCATTTGCTAGAAGAAGAGCTAGCAGAATTCACTGGCCGTGATCGTGTATTGCTGTTTTCTAACGGTTATATGGCTAATATCGGTGCGGTAAATGCGCTATTGAGTAAAGGCGATTTAGTTCTCGAAGATCGATTGAATCATGCCTCATTATTAGATGCAGGCCTTTTGAGTGGCGCTCGATTTCAACGTTACCAGCACGCCAATCTCGAAAGTTTATCACAATACTTATCCAAACCCCGAGCTGAAGATAACCGCACACTTGTTGTGACAGACGGAGTTTTTAGTATGGATGGGGATATTCCCCCATTACCGGATTTAGCGAATACCTGTCGTGAAAATAACGCTTGGTTAATGGTCGATGACGCTCATGGTTTTGGCACGTTAGGCCAAAACGGAGGTGGGTGTGTAGAACACTTTGGTTTAGGGCAAGATGATGTGCAGGTTTTAGTGGGTACATTGGGTAAGGCGTTTGGTACAGCAGGTGCTTTTGTTGCGGGTAGTGAACTACTGATTGAGACCTTGATTCAGAATGCTCGGACTTATATCTATACAACGTCGATGCCGCCTGCCATTGCTGCAGCTACTCGTGTCAGTTTAAAACGTTTGCAATCTGAACATTGGCGAAGAGAGCGTTTAGCTGAACTGATTAAGCGATTTCGAACAGGTGCCGCGCAGCTAGGGTATGAATTGATGGACTCTGCTAGCCCTATTCAGCCGATCCTCATCGGAAGCGAAGAGAAAGCCCTAGCGCTAGCGGCGTGGTTAGAAGAACACGGTGTATTGATAACCGCTATACGCCCCCCCACAGTACCTAAAGGCACGGCACGATTGCGAATAACCATTTGTGCCGAGCATACAGCGCAGCAAGTCGACAGGCTATTAGGTCTCCTTGATCAGGCAAGGGTTCAATGA
- the bioD gene encoding dethiobiotin synthase produces the protein MANTFFVTGTDTDVGKTVVSAALLEAAKSKGLQTLAIKPVAAGCEQTDEGLRNSDALLLQKHMTLDLAYEQVNPVALDAPAAPHIVAANQGKTLSVSRLAGFCRGALMTKHDFSLIEGAGGWRVPLNVRETLADLPRELNIPVVLVVSLKLGCINHALLTAEAIRRDGLPLAGWVANRVQNDTLDYEDENIATLKSLLPAPCLGVLPFSSPLSIEKLSKSLSVAPLFAGV, from the coding sequence ATGGCGAATACGTTTTTTGTGACGGGTACTGATACCGATGTGGGAAAGACTGTAGTCTCTGCCGCCTTGCTGGAGGCTGCCAAATCTAAAGGTTTGCAGACGCTCGCCATTAAACCCGTTGCTGCAGGGTGCGAACAGACGGACGAGGGGCTAAGAAATAGCGATGCGCTGTTGCTTCAAAAGCATATGACACTTGATTTAGCATACGAGCAAGTTAACCCTGTTGCACTAGACGCGCCTGCTGCGCCGCATATTGTTGCAGCGAATCAAGGTAAAACGTTATCGGTCTCTCGCTTGGCTGGGTTCTGCCGAGGTGCATTAATGACAAAGCATGACTTCTCATTGATTGAAGGGGCTGGTGGGTGGCGAGTGCCTTTAAATGTGCGAGAAACGTTGGCAGATCTTCCTCGCGAGCTTAATATCCCCGTTGTTTTGGTTGTGTCGTTAAAGCTTGGATGTATTAATCATGCGTTATTGACAGCTGAAGCGATTCGACGAGACGGTTTACCGTTAGCGGGTTGGGTTGCGAATAGAGTGCAGAACGATACGCTAGATTATGAAGATGAAAACATCGCGACCTTAAAATCCTTACTTCCGGCGCCTTGTTTGGGGGTATTACCTTTTTCTTCTCCATTGTCGATAGAAAAACTCTCTAAAAGCCTTTCGGTAGCACCTTTGTTTGCAGGTGTCTGA
- a CDS encoding putative metalloprotease CJM1_0395 family protein: MQISNASVPFPNAVAPFSPKVDQPSSGVTKDILVSSFSPLSESQSMASSQNSLSQKAVVYSPQSLARSANTNTAATSTPAKAAPAAKAINKPSGEPVESELIPGRQQGVSEVGKVVVEPTEEGSEDGNSVIRARHDGEITPVEDNGVASKATTAGGSSTTSGGLTPDERAVVGELAARDREVRTHEQQHQSVGGQHAGAASFSYQTGPDGVQYAVGGEVSIDISAVPNNPQATIEKMRTVKNAALAPAEPSAQDRSVASAANRMILQTQAELAAQQAEEFQAIRSETQQRQAESAESRDQQQDKQAGGRTSISEGVRTYESLIALGQRYENGLTPDIKLDEVV, from the coding sequence ATGCAGATTTCGAATGCCAGTGTGCCTTTCCCAAATGCCGTTGCACCGTTCTCTCCAAAAGTGGATCAGCCCAGCTCGGGTGTAACAAAAGACATACTTGTTTCTAGCTTCTCCCCCCTCAGTGAAAGTCAATCGATGGCTTCATCACAAAATAGTCTGAGCCAAAAGGCTGTTGTTTATAGTCCTCAATCGTTAGCTCGATCAGCCAACACTAATACTGCGGCTACGTCAACTCCCGCCAAGGCAGCGCCTGCGGCAAAGGCGATTAACAAGCCATCGGGCGAACCGGTTGAAAGTGAGTTGATACCTGGGCGCCAGCAGGGTGTTTCTGAGGTTGGTAAAGTGGTTGTTGAGCCGACTGAAGAGGGCTCAGAGGACGGGAATAGTGTTATACGTGCGAGACATGATGGTGAGATAACACCTGTTGAAGATAATGGCGTAGCGTCAAAGGCTACTACTGCGGGAGGGTCGTCTACAACTTCTGGAGGCCTTACTCCAGATGAGCGGGCCGTTGTCGGTGAGCTAGCCGCAAGAGATCGAGAGGTGCGTACTCACGAGCAGCAGCATCAGTCGGTAGGGGGGCAGCATGCGGGTGCCGCTAGTTTTTCCTATCAGACAGGGCCTGACGGTGTGCAGTATGCGGTAGGTGGAGAAGTATCGATTGATATTTCGGCAGTGCCTAATAACCCTCAAGCCACCATTGAGAAAATGAGAACGGTCAAAAATGCAGCGTTGGCTCCCGCAGAGCCTTCAGCGCAAGACCGCTCCGTAGCTTCAGCAGCCAATAGAATGATACTCCAGACGCAAGCTGAGTTGGCGGCTCAACAAGCAGAAGAGTTTCAGGCTATTAGATCTGAAACCCAACAAAGGCAGGCTGAATCTGCAGAGAGTCGCGACCAGCAGCAAGATAAACAGGCGGGCGGGCGAACTTCTATCTCAGAAGGGGTGCGTACTTATGAGAGCCTGATCGCGTTGGGTCAGCGATACGAAAATGGATTAACACCAGATATCAAGTTAGACGAAGTGGTGTGA
- the holA gene encoding DNA polymerase III subunit delta, producing MKLKPEQLKSHLSNQLLPVYLINGDEALLVQESCDEIRKKCRDEGFTERLSWHADRQFDWNQLLEEAGSLSLFGDKKIIEIRIDNGKPGDKGSKAIEQFCQATSEDTVLLIITGRLDASTQKRKWVSTVDKIGGMVTLWPISAEQLPNWIQQRSRQMGLTLDQESVSLLTERVEGNLLAAKQELEKLALLCPDGKITPEQVTQSVADSARFDIFNLTDECIKGASKHALHVLQGLKSEGTEPPVILWALARELRVVYDLSNSNRLGQPAQSVFKAHRVIAKRQSLLSHAASRLSHQQLNQLIKLSERIDQSIKGSKQYGSSWELLAEFVLLLSGKSLP from the coding sequence ATGAAACTTAAACCTGAACAGCTAAAAAGCCACCTTTCAAATCAACTTCTCCCTGTTTATTTAATAAACGGGGATGAAGCACTGCTTGTTCAAGAGTCTTGTGACGAAATTAGAAAAAAGTGTCGCGATGAAGGTTTTACGGAACGTTTAAGCTGGCATGCTGATCGCCAGTTCGACTGGAACCAACTACTAGAAGAAGCTGGAAGCCTATCACTGTTTGGCGATAAAAAAATTATCGAGATTAGGATAGATAACGGCAAACCAGGTGATAAAGGTAGTAAAGCCATTGAACAGTTTTGCCAAGCAACCTCTGAAGATACCGTCCTACTGATTATTACCGGCCGCCTTGATGCATCAACGCAAAAGAGAAAATGGGTCAGCACCGTCGATAAAATAGGCGGTATGGTAACCCTATGGCCCATTAGCGCAGAACAACTCCCTAACTGGATTCAGCAAAGAAGTCGTCAAATGGGGTTAACTCTTGATCAGGAATCCGTTTCGCTACTGACAGAACGAGTAGAAGGCAACCTACTCGCTGCGAAGCAAGAACTCGAAAAGTTAGCACTACTCTGCCCTGACGGAAAAATCACCCCTGAACAAGTTACGCAGAGTGTTGCCGACAGTGCTCGCTTCGATATATTTAACCTAACGGATGAATGTATCAAAGGCGCCTCTAAACATGCACTTCATGTACTTCAAGGACTAAAGTCTGAAGGAACAGAACCTCCCGTAATACTCTGGGCATTAGCACGAGAACTACGCGTTGTTTATGACTTGTCTAATAGCAATCGTCTAGGGCAACCCGCCCAATCAGTCTTTAAAGCACATAGAGTAATAGCCAAGCGACAAAGCTTACTTAGCCATGCAGCCTCAAGACTGTCTCATCAACAGCTCAATCAGCTAATTAAACTCTCTGAGCGCATTGATCAAAGCATTAAAGGGAGTAAACAGTATGGTTCAAGCTGGGAGTTACTCGCCGAATTTGTTCTTCTACTAAGTGGGAAATCTCTACCTTGA
- a CDS encoding acyl-CoA dehydrogenase C-terminal domain-containing protein, producing the protein MAEYQAPLRDMRFVLNEVFEANKLWASLAGTQDTIDPETAEAILEEAGKITASLIAPLSREGDEEGCTWHEAGVKTPTGYKEAYKTFIEGGWCGLSGNADYEGMGMPKMLGAQYEEMLYSSDISFGLYACLTSGACLAIDAHASEELKNKYLPKMYSGEWAGAMDLTEPHSGTDLGMIRTKAVENGDGSYSITGTKIFITGGEQDLSENIIHLVLAKLPGAPAGSRGISLFLVPRNSVDENNVVGENNKVTCGSIEHKMGIKASATCVMNFDGAQGWLVGEENKGLAAMFTMMNYERLSVGIQGFAAAERSYQNAVEYAKDRIQGRAPTGVVQAEKEADPIIVHPDVRRMLMTMRAYTEGSRAFSTYVASFLDTAKYSDNADEKKQADAMVALLTPIAKAYMTDRALDSCIAGQQVFGGHGFIREWGQEQLVRDTRITQIYEGTNGIQSLDLMGRKIVSNGGKLYELFATEVSEFIEKNADNEALESLIKPLAVAIERLSDVTEFVIKAAAEDKNAIGAASVEYLELFGLTAYAYMWARMAVVAEPKVAGDTSGFYEAKLRTANFFFSRLLPRSVSLSESIRSGSEDMMSLDLDAF; encoded by the coding sequence ATGGCTGAGTATCAAGCGCCATTGCGCGATATGCGCTTCGTTCTTAATGAAGTCTTTGAAGCAAATAAATTATGGGCTTCTTTGGCAGGGACTCAGGACACGATTGATCCTGAAACAGCAGAAGCAATACTTGAAGAAGCGGGTAAAATAACAGCTTCTTTGATTGCACCTTTGAGTCGTGAAGGCGATGAGGAAGGCTGTACTTGGCATGAGGCTGGTGTTAAAACGCCAACGGGTTATAAAGAAGCCTACAAGACATTTATCGAAGGCGGCTGGTGTGGCCTAAGCGGTAATGCTGACTATGAAGGCATGGGTATGCCTAAAATGCTGGGCGCGCAATATGAAGAGATGTTGTACTCATCAGATATCTCATTTGGTTTATATGCGTGTTTGACTTCGGGTGCTTGTCTTGCGATTGATGCGCATGCGAGCGAAGAATTAAAGAACAAGTACTTGCCAAAAATGTACTCTGGCGAATGGGCCGGTGCAATGGATTTGACAGAGCCACATTCAGGTACAGACCTTGGTATGATCCGCACAAAAGCGGTAGAGAATGGTGATGGTAGCTACTCTATCACAGGTACTAAGATATTTATTACTGGTGGCGAGCAAGACTTAAGTGAAAATATTATTCACTTGGTATTGGCTAAGTTACCGGGTGCTCCAGCGGGTTCTCGCGGTATTTCACTATTTTTAGTGCCACGTAACTCAGTTGATGAAAATAACGTTGTTGGCGAAAACAACAAGGTTACTTGTGGTTCAATCGAACATAAGATGGGCATCAAGGCATCAGCTACCTGTGTTATGAACTTTGATGGCGCGCAAGGTTGGTTAGTGGGCGAAGAAAATAAAGGCTTGGCCGCGATGTTCACAATGATGAACTATGAGCGCCTAAGTGTAGGTATTCAGGGTTTTGCTGCGGCAGAGCGCTCTTACCAAAATGCCGTTGAATATGCTAAAGATCGTATTCAGGGACGCGCACCTACCGGTGTTGTTCAGGCAGAAAAAGAAGCAGATCCTATTATTGTTCATCCAGACGTACGTCGTATGCTGATGACAATGAGGGCTTACACTGAAGGTAGTCGTGCATTCTCTACTTATGTTGCATCTTTCCTAGATACGGCTAAGTATTCTGATAATGCTGATGAGAAGAAGCAAGCAGACGCAATGGTTGCATTGTTAACGCCTATTGCTAAAGCCTACATGACCGATCGTGCGTTAGATAGCTGTATTGCGGGCCAGCAGGTATTTGGTGGTCATGGTTTCATTCGTGAGTGGGGGCAAGAGCAGCTCGTTAGAGATACTCGAATCACTCAGATTTATGAAGGCACTAACGGTATTCAGTCTTTAGACTTGATGGGACGTAAGATCGTTTCAAACGGCGGTAAGCTATACGAACTGTTTGCAACTGAAGTATCTGAGTTCATTGAAAAGAATGCTGATAATGAGGCTCTAGAGTCTCTTATTAAGCCTTTAGCGGTTGCTATTGAGCGTTTATCTGATGTGACAGAATTTGTTATCAAGGCAGCAGCAGAAGATAAAAATGCTATTGGTGCCGCTTCAGTTGAATACCTCGAGCTATTTGGCCTAACTGCTTATGCGTATATGTGGGCAAGAATGGCTGTTGTTGCTGAACCAAAAGTGGCGGGTGACACTAGTGGTTTTTATGAAGCTAAATTGAGAACGGCAAACTTCTTCTTTAGTCGTTTACTACCTCGATCAGTTTCTTTATCAGAAAGCATTCGTTCTGGTAGTGAAGATATGATGTCGCTTGATTTGGATGCGTTCTAA
- a CDS encoding endonuclease: MIKIAVPFLQLVTLTIAFSSAQAQTKFSDPKETLKKHFWGDLYKDGGITFYCNKPFTKKNVLVTDSHIYANSWARDYLDCGTPRQCRNESTKYRQITSDLHNIVPADSRFELKRKNAHFGELGSEVETEDCGFRRSFQLLQPPKEIKGDIARAILYMHDTYELPIIGAIDDFKRWNQVDPPSEEEIARNKRISEIQGNENHFITTPARANAL; this comes from the coding sequence ATGATTAAAATAGCAGTACCTTTTTTACAGTTGGTCACTTTAACGATCGCATTTTCTTCGGCGCAAGCTCAAACGAAATTTAGCGACCCTAAAGAGACACTTAAAAAACACTTCTGGGGTGACCTATACAAAGACGGTGGCATCACTTTTTACTGCAACAAACCATTTACCAAAAAGAATGTTTTAGTCACAGACAGTCATATATACGCTAACAGCTGGGCTCGAGATTACCTAGACTGTGGAACGCCACGACAGTGTCGTAATGAGAGCACCAAATACCGACAAATCACTTCCGACCTCCATAACATTGTGCCGGCCGATTCACGCTTTGAATTAAAGCGAAAAAATGCTCACTTTGGTGAACTAGGTAGCGAAGTAGAAACAGAAGATTGCGGATTCCGTCGATCATTTCAGCTTCTGCAGCCGCCAAAAGAAATCAAAGGTGATATTGCTCGAGCAATTCTATATATGCATGACACCTATGAGCTTCCTATCATAGGCGCTATTGATGATTTCAAACGTTGGAATCAAGTTGATCCTCCTAGCGAGGAGGAAATAGCTAGAAATAAACGGATAAGTGAAATTCAAGGCAATGAGAATCACTTTATCACTACTCCTGCCAGAGCAAACGCGCTATAG
- a CDS encoding acyl-CoA dehydrogenase C-terminal domain-containing protein has product MPEYKAPLRDINFVMKELLDSETHYASFPGGEEATPEMVEAIIGEGAKFCEEVIAPLNQSGDEEGCTLVDGTVKTPTGFKEAYSQFVEGGWPTLSADPNYGGQGLPESVNIAISEMVGTANWSWGMYPGLSHGAVNTVHEYGTDEQKETYLTKLVTGEWTGTMCLTEPHCGSDLGILRTKAEPNADGSYSITGTKIFISAGDHDMVDNIVHIVLARLPDAPKGTKGISLFIVPKFLPENGDANSVSCGSLEHKMGIHGNATCVMNFDGSKGWLIGPENKGLNCMFTFMNTARIGTALQGVGAAEASFQGALAYAKDRLAMRSLTGVKNPDGPADPIIVHPDVRRMLLTQKAVAEGTRAMCYFAAQKADLLHGAETEEARKEADDMLGFMTPILKAFITEVGYEAANHGMQVFGGHGFISEWGMEQIVRDTRISLMYEGTTGIQALDLLGRKVLMTQGAALKQFTKLVHVFCKENADNEEMKQFVEPLLTLNKEWGDLTMKVGMSAMKNRDEVGSASVDYLMYSGYVTMAYFWARMALIAQQKLAEGTTETGFYTAKVQTAQFYFKRLLPRTKGHAEMMLAGADSVMAMDEENFMF; this is encoded by the coding sequence ATGCCAGAATATAAAGCCCCCCTTCGTGATATTAACTTCGTAATGAAAGAACTGCTTGATAGTGAAACTCACTATGCAAGTTTTCCTGGCGGCGAAGAAGCAACACCTGAAATGGTTGAAGCGATCATTGGTGAAGGTGCAAAGTTTTGTGAAGAAGTCATTGCTCCCTTAAACCAGAGCGGCGATGAAGAAGGTTGTACTCTTGTTGACGGTACAGTTAAAACCCCAACAGGCTTTAAAGAAGCGTATTCGCAGTTTGTGGAAGGCGGCTGGCCTACGTTGAGTGCTGATCCTAATTATGGTGGTCAGGGCTTACCAGAGTCTGTAAATATTGCGATTAGTGAAATGGTGGGTACTGCTAACTGGTCTTGGGGCATGTACCCAGGCCTTAGTCATGGTGCAGTAAATACTGTTCATGAGTACGGCACTGATGAGCAAAAAGAGACTTACCTGACTAAGTTGGTTACGGGTGAGTGGACAGGTACCATGTGTCTAACTGAGCCTCATTGTGGTTCTGATTTGGGTATTCTACGTACTAAAGCTGAGCCTAATGCAGACGGTTCATACAGTATTACAGGTACTAAAATCTTTATCTCGGCTGGTGATCATGACATGGTCGACAACATTGTTCATATCGTGTTGGCTCGCCTACCAGATGCGCCAAAAGGCACTAAAGGTATTTCACTATTCATCGTACCTAAGTTCTTACCAGAAAACGGCGATGCAAACTCAGTATCTTGTGGTTCTCTTGAGCATAAAATGGGTATTCACGGTAACGCGACCTGTGTTATGAACTTTGACGGTTCTAAAGGTTGGTTGATCGGTCCAGAAAACAAAGGTCTGAACTGTATGTTCACCTTTATGAACACTGCTCGTATTGGTACTGCACTTCAGGGTGTTGGCGCTGCAGAGGCTTCTTTCCAGGGTGCATTGGCGTATGCTAAAGATCGTTTAGCAATGCGTTCATTGACAGGTGTTAAGAACCCAGATGGTCCAGCTGACCCAATTATTGTTCATCCTGATGTACGTCGTATGCTGTTAACGCAGAAAGCAGTTGCAGAAGGTACTCGTGCAATGTGTTACTTCGCAGCTCAAAAAGCTGACTTGTTACACGGTGCAGAGACTGAAGAAGCGCGTAAAGAAGCTGACGACATGTTGGGCTTCATGACGCCAATCTTAAAAGCATTCATCACTGAAGTAGGTTATGAAGCGGCTAACCACGGTATGCAAGTATTTGGTGGTCATGGCTTTATCTCTGAGTGGGGCATGGAGCAGATTGTTCGTGATACCCGTATCTCATTGATGTATGAAGGAACAACCGGTATTCAAGCACTTGATTTATTGGGTCGTAAAGTTCTAATGACTCAGGGTGCTGCACTTAAGCAGTTCACTAAGCTAGTTCATGTTTTCTGTAAAGAAAATGCTGACAACGAAGAGATGAAGCAATTTGTTGAGCCGTTGTTAACACTGAACAAAGAGTGGGGCGACCTAACCATGAAAGTGGGTATGTCGGCTATGAAGAATCGTGATGAAGTAGGATCTGCTTCTGTTGATTACTTAATGTACTCTGGTTATGTGACAATGGCATACTTCTGGGCACGCATGGCATTAATTGCGCAGCAGAAGTTGGCTGAAGGTACGACTGAAACAGGTTTCTATACCGCTAAGGTTCAGACTGCTCAGTTTTACTTCAAGCGTCTATTGCCAAGAACTAAAGGGCATGCAGAAATGATGCTTGCTGGTGCAGACTCAGTAATGGCGATGGACGAAGAGAACTTCATGTTCTAA
- the bioC gene encoding malonyl-ACP O-methyltransferase BioC: MEKRQVAESFGRAAGSYDKVAYFQRNVGYRLLELIPQETLLTNNTTRVDLGCGTGYFTPKLQRSDSHIVGLDLSEGMINHARENRVGDIQWIVGDAEVLPFADSSIDLIFSSLAVQWCSSYEQLFAELFRVLKPGGVIAFSTLLDGTLKELEASWQEVDSYRHVNAFSVCSEVDHASGVAGFKRLAKEQYTDVLSFDSVKTLTRELKMLGAHNVNEGRSLKVTGRERILRFKQAYEKYRSDDGRLPASYEVLLSVLTKPKLRSE, from the coding sequence ATGGAAAAACGACAGGTTGCAGAGTCATTTGGTCGTGCAGCGGGTAGCTATGACAAGGTAGCTTATTTCCAGCGTAATGTGGGTTATCGGTTGTTGGAATTGATACCTCAAGAAACCTTATTAACAAACAATACCACTCGGGTTGATTTGGGCTGTGGTACGGGGTATTTCACCCCTAAGCTTCAGCGCAGTGATAGTCATATCGTCGGGTTAGACCTTTCAGAGGGGATGATTAACCATGCACGCGAAAACCGTGTCGGTGATATTCAATGGATTGTTGGGGATGCGGAAGTATTACCTTTTGCAGATAGCTCTATAGATCTTATTTTTTCTAGCTTGGCGGTTCAGTGGTGTAGCAGCTATGAGCAACTTTTTGCCGAACTTTTTCGTGTACTAAAACCGGGTGGTGTAATCGCTTTTTCAACACTCTTGGATGGCACCTTAAAAGAGCTGGAAGCATCGTGGCAAGAAGTCGATAGTTATAGGCATGTCAACGCATTTTCTGTGTGTAGCGAGGTTGATCATGCATCGGGTGTCGCTGGCTTTAAGCGGTTAGCAAAAGAGCAGTACACCGATGTATTGTCGTTTGACTCTGTTAAAACCCTAACGCGTGAATTAAAAATGCTTGGGGCTCATAATGTGAATGAGGGGCGCTCCCTTAAAGTAACAGGACGAGAGCGAATTTTGCGATTTAAACAGGCTTATGAAAAATACAGATCAGACGATGGGCGTCTACCAGCTAGTTACGAAGTGCTGTTATCCGTATTAACAAAACCAAAGTTAAGGTCAGAGTAG
- a CDS encoding alpha/beta fold hydrolase — MQIAIINGWAMPSVIWSGFCDLLSTKMRYESHKIIDIDRCLSVEQWVQYLDEMIEHDTLLIGWSLGGMLALEYVHRHPAKIRGLCTLQMNPKFVAAHDWPSAMTEDVFGEFKQLAASDRQADVKRLIKQFSFLVTAKGFDALDDLKALKPIFSVDSIPITNVLSQSLDLLESLDVRDKISTLERPQLHLLGEHDQLVPQSVFKQLTELNRHANVELIEGVSHLPCYSAAERIVVPMTKFAGGLS, encoded by the coding sequence GTGCAAATTGCTATTATTAATGGCTGGGCGATGCCTTCTGTTATTTGGAGTGGGTTTTGTGATTTGCTCAGTACTAAGATGCGTTACGAAAGCCACAAAATAATTGATATTGATCGCTGTTTGAGTGTTGAACAGTGGGTGCAGTATTTGGATGAGATGATTGAGCATGACACGTTATTAATAGGGTGGTCTCTTGGGGGGATGTTAGCTCTCGAGTATGTACATCGGCATCCGGCAAAAATACGCGGCTTATGTACGCTACAAATGAATCCCAAATTCGTCGCTGCACATGACTGGCCCTCTGCAATGACGGAGGATGTATTTGGTGAGTTCAAACAATTGGCTGCGAGCGATAGACAAGCAGATGTTAAACGTTTGATAAAACAATTTTCGTTTCTGGTGACCGCGAAAGGGTTTGATGCTTTAGATGATTTAAAAGCGCTAAAGCCAATATTTTCTGTTGATTCTATTCCTATTACAAACGTGTTGTCACAGAGCCTTGATTTACTGGAGTCACTCGATGTAAGAGACAAAATCAGCACACTTGAGAGACCTCAGCTTCACCTTTTAGGTGAACATGATCAACTGGTGCCTCAATCTGTCTTTAAGCAGCTAACAGAACTTAATAGACATGCAAACGTTGAATTAATAGAGGGGGTGTCGCACTTACCTTGTTACAGTGCTGCAGAGCGTATTGTTGTACCTATGACCAAATTTGCAGGAGGTTTGAGTTGA
- a CDS encoding LPS-assembly lipoprotein LptE: MFHRKRSLFSISVIALVLSACGFQLRGSVAIPVELHQLSLHCSNELSKVLCQTLNKQLTLNDVNLVEDNKADYILSITSLNSSRRAVSITNRAVAVEYEVTNKATFNLIAADQTIIIDNATTSARQTYRFDEDNVISKTREEEQVKEQINKLLASKIISRLTPYNKLRIEKIKAAQAQ; the protein is encoded by the coding sequence ATGTTTCATAGAAAACGTTCCCTATTCTCAATATCCGTAATAGCACTGGTATTGTCTGCATGCGGCTTTCAATTAAGGGGTAGTGTTGCTATACCCGTAGAACTGCATCAACTAAGCCTACATTGTAGCAATGAACTCTCTAAAGTACTGTGCCAAACACTTAACAAACAACTTACACTCAATGATGTTAATTTGGTAGAAGATAACAAAGCCGACTACATATTAAGCATCACTTCGCTTAATAGCAGCCGAAGGGCCGTTTCTATTACAAATCGCGCAGTAGCGGTTGAATATGAAGTCACCAATAAAGCCACATTCAATCTTATTGCGGCCGACCAAACTATCATAATCGATAACGCCACCACCTCCGCAAGACAAACTTACCGATTTGATGAAGATAATGTCATCAGTAAGACCAGAGAAGAAGAACAGGTTAAAGAGCAGATTAATAAACTACTCGCTTCTAAAATTATCAGCCGTTTAACGCCCTACAACAAACTTAGAATCGAGAAAATTAAAGCAGCACAAGCACAGTAA